tatatatatatatatatatatatatatatatatatatatatatatatgtgtgtgtgtgtatgtatgaggtGGCCAGATGATTCTAGGAAGTCAAGTGATAGAGCAGAACTATGGCTTCTTTCCgtcgtggtgctggtgtgtgtgagtactcacctatttgtaccagCAGGAcccagctctagctcttggacccgcttTTCTAGTTGTTGGTTGTCTAAAGAATGACTCTTgacctatttctctatcatacctgcttttaaagttatgaatggagtttgcctctacaacctgATTTTTTAGGTCATTCGATTTACTCACTTTCAATTTTCTTTCCTTCAAAgaaaggaaaactttctaacatctctatgacacatcggagtctcaagcttccatcattGCCCCCCTTTGTTATGTTGATATTCACTGTAAACAATTCCTCTGTTTTCACTCTGTCAATccatctaagtattttatacgtctgtatcatgtcttccctctccctcctcctttctatcctcatccctcgcagctctgggacgagtctcgttgcaaacttctgcaccttttcgagctttctttcctgtgtgtgtgtgtatgtgtgtatgtgtgtatgtgtgtatgtgtgtgtgtgtgtgtgtgtgtgtgtgtgtgtgtgtgtgtgtgtgtgtgtgtgtgtgtgtgtgtgtgtgtgagtgtgtgtgtgtgtttgctagttgtgtttttgcgggggttgagctttgctctttcggcccgcctctcaactgtcaatcaactgatttactaactactttttttttttcccacaccacacacacacacacacaccccaggaagcagcccgtgacagctgactaactcccaggtacctatttactgctaggtaacaggggcacttagggtgaaagaaactttgcccatttgtttctgcctcgtgcgggaatcgaacccgcgccacagaattacgagtcctgcgcgctatccaccaggctacgaggccccacgtagtgtgtactcacctaattgtgcttgcgggggttgagctctggctctttggtcccgcctctcaaccgtcaatcaactggtgtacagattcctgagcctattgggctctatcatatctacatttgaaactgtgaatggagtcaacctccaccacatcacttcctaatgcattccatttgctaactactctgacactgaaaaagttctttctaacgtctctgtggctcatttgggtactcagcttccacctgtgtccccttgttcgcgtcccaccagtgttgaaaagttcgtccttgtttacccggtcgattcccctgaggattttgtaggttgtgatcatgtccccccttactcttctgtcttccagtgtcgtgaggtgcatttcccgcagcctttcctcataactcatgcctcttagttctgggactagtctagtagcatacctttggactttttccagcttcgtcttgtgcttgacaaggtacgggctccatgctggggccgcatactccaggattggtcttacatatgtggtgtacaagattctgaatgattccttacacaggttcctgaacgccgttctgatgttagccagcctcgcatatgccgcagacgttattctctttatgtgggcttcaggagacaggtttggtggtgtgtgtgtgtgtgtgtgtgtgtgtgtgtgtgtgtgtgtgtgtgtgtgtgtgtgtgtgtgtgtgtgtgtgtgtgtgtgtgtgtgtgtgtgtgtgtgaacacttgAAGGTGTTctctccagcagcagcaccagcccagggttgccaccaccgccacccccctctcacacctcacacagagaacacaccaccaccaccaccaccatcctcctgTGGTccttctggctggctggctggctggagccCGGAGGAGGACCCGAGGAGTCGCTGGAGCGGGCGACGCCTGCACGCTCCTCCTGTCACCCTCAGTTACCAGGTATTGTCTGGAAAAGTATTAGCTTAGGGAAAATAATATGTATATCACTGAGTGAACGAAGCGTACAGTGAACCTCTGCACAACAACTGGTTCATAATCAGAAAAGCCTCGATCTCAAAGGTTTACAAGGAATGAACAATGTTTGGGTTTCGAGAGCTGGTTGAGTCTATGGAGGGCGAAGCTGCTGGAAGCGGAAGCCAATTTACGCAAGAAAGAAAACTATTAGACATAACAAAAGTGGAAAGCGCTTCTCtaaagaaagatataaatatgaATTCTAAATGTGATAACAACGTAATCCAAAAAGCTTTCGGAACTTTAAATTGTGAAACTTGGCAGGAGGGAAGAGTGGCCGACGGTGACAAATACGAAGACGTGAGTGAACTGAGACGCGCGCAAGAGAGACCAGATATTTCAGTGAGGAGCCGGAGGCGCCCTTGTGGGAAGATGGAGCATCCGTCGGGTGTCCCGGGGGGCCacgctacacacaccctcccgacAGTGACACGTAAACAACTTACAGCAGGAGACACAACAACAGAGAAAGGGAAGTGGGAACAAAACATTACAGGTCCAACTCAGACCAAAATACAGCATCAACGTACGCCTACAGTAGGCCAAATGTTTCTCCGGAATACTGGAAGTATTGAGATCGAGAAGAAAAGTGTACATCACGAGTTTGAGAACCAGAAGTGTATGTCTGGGGTCAGTGAGTGTCAATGTCACCAACGGGTTCTTTCTGGTGAAACTGAGTCTCAAAACGCACATCAGACAATCGAGTTTCGACGCCAAACTCAACAGTTTCTCCACGACGAATGTAATTTTCAAATCGGACACAAACAGTTTCTAACTGGCAAGAGCAAGTTTCAATACGAACACGAGGAACTTTCGTCGAACAATTGTGGTAATGACCTCAAGCACTACGAGGTCTCTGGTAGCTGTCAGGAGAGAGTTGTGGAACATGCACCCTCTTCCCTCGTCATTAAACAAGAACAAATGATAGACGATTCCTTTGAACATTTCGGAAACGAGTTGAAGGATTTGAACAGCAGCGGAGATTCGCTGGCCACGGATGCCATGGACAGTACAGTCTCAGTGTGTGGAGGTTCCTGTCATCTCTACTGCCAACATTACCAGCCAGAAACTGCCTCTCACCCGACCACCGAACACCGCTCACCTCTGGACATCCAGTCTCGTGCTTCACACCTCTCTGGAAGGTCCTCATCACACACCAACACGGGATTCTACAAGATCGGTTACAGAACTAAACCCTCCATGAATAGTCAACCAATCGACCAAGCTGCCGTTCCTAATTCAAGTTGTTCAAAGACTGATAAAAAATACAAATATGGCATGAACAAATTCGTCTCCGATGATTGGCTAAGAGTACATAATGGTGAGGATGGAGGTCACTGTCGTGCGGATTATTCCAGAGGCGGCAGTGGAGACAGACGAGGGTTGATGGTACCTGCAGCAGCTGACAATAATAATGTGTTGAGCGTGGATATGAACGAACTCCAAAGAACACATGGAGGCCATGCCAGAAAACTGATGTCTGTGGCCATGACTCCACCTGTCCTAGAGCAGCAACACGCCTGGCGTCCCAAGGCTTGGCACCACCACACCAATCACAGACTCCGTGGCATCAGCGACCTCGAGGCaagtgccagccaggaagacaatGCCTGGGAGAGCCACACACGTAGAAAAAGCCAGGTGACGACGGAGGACGACGGCAGAGGGGGTAGGAGAGCTGCTTGCCGCCCAGGAGTGCCGACTCAACTCTCCTCACATCACCGTCAGTCACAACCACCATTACACATTTTCAGGtaagtcaactaccaccactaactctTCTAGGTAAATATTATACTGGTGCACTAGACATTATATTTCATACATACAATTAATGTTTATTGTCTATATGAAGCATTACAATAAATTAAGGTGCAAAATGCGTGAAGTATTTGAGAATTtccttccattcacctgggctctgggAGGCTCGAACCGCGGACCCCACGCGGCTGAGGCCCAAGCTTTATCGACTATTTTGAGAATTTCGTGTTACATCTATACTATATAgtaagagaatgtgtgtgtgtgtctgtctaaagctggaggccagatgcttagggCGAGCCTCACTCAAATTTGTAGGGAAATGGTGTAGATCACAGGGACGGACACAGGATGATCGGGGTAGGTCTAAGTTAAATGCTTCAAGAAATATAGCATGTAGCCCAACACCCCTGAGCGATTATCATGGTCTTAAATGAATCTGGGATGAACTCTGGAATGTGATGTCCGTAGAGTGTGAACCGCACCCAGCCGACCAACACCTACTCAACAATACCCGATACACAGTTGTGTCAAAACCCAACATGACACATAGACCAACAGCTGTGTCAAGTGGCCGTACAGTGTTGACTCAGAGTCCTGCTAAACCAATTATATTAACTTGATTGAAGTTGTTGTGGTGATTATGGAGATCTATTTAGCTTTATATGAAGAGTTACGGATACATTAGAGTGGCTACATATATCTGACTCGCTATTGTGTGTTGGGCAGGTGTGCCAGGTGTGAGGCGAGTCTCACTCTTGTTGCGTGTTGGGCAGGTGTGCCAGGTGTGAGGCGAGTCTCACTCTTGTTGCGTGTTGGGCAGGTGTGCCAGGTGTGAGGCGAGTCTCACTCTTGTTGCGTGTTGGGCAGGTGTGCCAGGTGTGAGGCGAGTCTCACTGTTGTTGCGTGTTGGGCAGGTGTGCCAGGTGTGAGGCGAGTCTCGCTGTTGTTGCGTGTTGGGCAGGTGTGCCAGGTGTGAGGCGAGTCtcactgttgttgtgtgttgGGCAGGTGTGCCAGGTGTGAGGCGAGTCTCACTCTTGTTGTGTGTTGGGCAGGTGTGCCAGGTGTGAGGCAGGAACCAGTAACCTGGCGTCGCGGGAGCGGCACCGTCGCCTGCACGCCTCCACCAGGCCCTTCCCGTGCCCTCACTGCTCCTCCAGGTTCAACCAGCTCGTCCACCTCCAGATCCACCAGAGGACCCACACAGGAGAGAAGCCCTTTCGCTGTCACACTTGCGGCTGCAGCTTTAGTAGGAAAGACAGGTTAAAGTATGTCTAATACGTTTAGTAGCCTTTCGTATTTTTGAGACTCAAATGAGCAAAGTTAAACTCTGAGACACTTATAATAATTTCCAACAAATGGACAGTTTAAAGCAGTGCATTAGCACAACTTACATGTAAATGAGGATTCGGTGCAACCTCGATTTGACAAACTAGATAGAACTAATTCTTGATTCGTTGCAATTGTAATATTTCAGGTAGCATTTGTATGATGAATTTATCATAAAACACAATAAAAATGAATTGAGAAGCCTGTTTATCTCAATGTTTCTTGCATCCACGAAATTAAAAGAAAACAAATGATTCGAACCATATATTAAAGGAGTTACCATTCATACCCTAGTTCCTCCCACACACTATATGAGCTAATTTCACTGACATATTTTCATTTGCATCTATAATATGGACAACTGCCAAGGAAAACCTGTCTGTAAACAAGTCTAACCACATCTAGTATATTTTCTCACACACCCGTCTCGAAACCTCATTTTCAAAGGTAATTGGACCCCTACGTAAGTGAACGAAACCTTGCAAACTCAGTGATAATGTAACATCATCATTGTAACGTATCGGAAATTggagaaagaaaggaagaaaACTCATAATGAAGGAaggtgaggtgggagggaggagtgaGGAAGAGTGGTCGGAAGAAAGGGAAAGTTTAGAGAAaatgggaagggaaggaaagagggagaTAGAAAaggtaaaaataaaataaaagaaaaagtgctgcaaattttgaattttgcgATAATTTTTGCCAAATTGTTAATTTCTCTGTAATTTCTTCTTAAGGCGGGTGGCCTTCATCCCTCCAGTGTTTCTTTTCTTCAGTTGTTTCTGGTATctagctcctgggcccctgcaGTCAAACTCTTGGATTTTATATTCTACACGCAAGCCAGGATCACGGGATGTTGTATTTATactatttctgacattttaaagcatcgagtacagtatagtacagtataataTTGTTTTGTCGTTTGTTAATTTGTTATTTAGAGATCTAAACGATTATAATAATCATTAATACCAgtctaataattattattaaattttttaattGTCTCCATTACCATTATTTTGTCAATTTTAGTACCATCATTGTGAAAGAAACATGTGGTAGTGTGTAAGCAATGTTGGTACACTTGCAGGTATCACGAGAGGacacacacaggggccacacCCTACCCGTGCCCTCACTGTGACACCACCTTCAGCAGTGTTGGTGCCCTCAAGACCCACCTCCTCACCCATGCTGGCCAAGTTCCCTACACCTGCCGCGTCTGCCGCACCACCTTTGTACACCTCTCTACCTTCATTTCCCATTGGAGGATGCATAGCTAGTGAAGAAATGTACAACTTTAATGTAAAGGTTTATGTCTTAATTTTGCTTGAATGCTTATGGACTAAGGTGTATCAAAATGCTCCACATATTTCTTAAAAATTGCAACTGGGGAAATTGGTGTAAGCTCCTCTTGTCTATCTCAAAATGGTTTACTGCATAGAATGTTCAAGTAGTCCAAGCCTTGGGCCCAAATTTCTTTCATCCATCAGAATGGCTAATAAATTTTAAGATGTATTTCCTTTCATCGTGCATTAAACCATTTTGAGATAAGCAAAACAGGAGCTGACATCATTTTCTCCAATTACAACTTTGAAGAAATATGAGGAGCATTATAAACTATTAGGGctataatttaaaaaattatgTAGAGTATATGATATGGTTCCAATACAaacacttcccaaatttgactaaaaaaataaaaacaaattctaCAATAACTAAATATATTTATCTTCACTGTAAAAGTTTCTTGGAAATCATTTGTACCTGACACCAATACAACCTCAATTACTACATGGTACCTCTGGATAATTTAATCTTAAGATTTTTAATTTAAGGTTTTTGACAATTTTGGCTTGATGTATAATGAGGGTGGAGAACTGAAAATTTGTCCAAATTCAAGAATGCAGAAAATGGGGATCTGGATAATGAAGGTTATGCAGTTTTGTACTAGGGATATATATCTCGTGATATCAGAGTAAAAGTATAGAAATTTGGATGAAGCTATTCTAATTCAATTTCAGGACATCACTAAAGTTCCTATGTCAAGCAAACGCCATAATCCTCGTACAAGGTCTCGAGTCCAATAAAGGGTTCACGCCCAAACAAACTACTacaatacacaaagaaatcacaatagcatgagtcatcaaatgaacaaatcatttGTGGATTTGTAAACTACTACAATTTTTTTGGGTGGTGAACTTTTCTTTCCTTTTTAAGTATTTTAACGTAATGATTGTGGTGCTGCATAACAAGTTAAATCTTCATTTTTTGCATGTTATCTTATATGAAATCATTACTAGAGGGAAATGAATTAAATTTCAATCATATGTTCTTTGTAACATGACATCAGCTTGGTGTACAAATAAAACCTAATAAACAGTTCAATGGTAAACAAGGGTGAGATGAAGTGGTCCCCCCGTAGTGCCACACTGCATGCTATCATTTTTTCAGATTTTGGTTACAAATGTAATATCTCTAAATTTATGTGGACTTTAGGCATCGAACTTGAAGTTACCAGTGTTTGATTGTACCAAAGAGAATACACATTACTGGCAACAGAAGACCAGGTGGCTATATAACAAATGCTTGACAGTCTGGTCACAGTTGTTAAATACTGTACACAGTTTAAATCACAACACAATTTTTTTTCAAGATTAGTAATAAAAGCATAATAAAACTAAACAAATATAATGTATTACCCTATTTTCATTAGAAGGCAAATATACTTAAAAAAGAGAGCTAACAGGGAAAGCTAAAATTCAAATAGGAAAAGGTAAGTGTATTTATACATCAGAGAAATTGTGATGTATTATACAATAGCAGTCATGGAGTCAGGCAGCAAGGCTGACACCTCTTGACCTCAGGCTGGAAGACTGACATCTCTGA
This DNA window, taken from Procambarus clarkii isolate CNS0578487 chromosome 40, FALCON_Pclarkii_2.0, whole genome shotgun sequence, encodes the following:
- the LOC138372940 gene encoding zinc finger protein 835-like, producing the protein MIDDSFEHFGNELKDLNSSGDSLATDAMDSTVSVCGGSCHLYCQHYQPETASHPTTEHRSPLDIQSRASHLSGRSSSHTNTGFYKIGYRTKPSMNSQPIDQAAVPNSSCSKTDKKYKYGMNKFVSDDWLRVHNGEDGGHCRADYSRGGSGDRRGLMVPAAADNNNVLSVDMNELQRTHGGHARKLMSVAMTPPVLEQQHAWRPKAWHHHTNHRLRGISDLEASASQEDNAWESHTRRKSQVTTEDDGRGGRRAACRPGVPTQLSSHHRQSQPPLHIFRCARCEAGTSNLASRERHRRLHASTRPFPCPHCSSRFNQLVHLQIHQRTHTGEKPFRCHTCGCSFSRKDRLKYHERTHTGATPYPCPHCDTTFSSVGALKTHLLTHAGQVPYTCRVCRTTFVHLSTFISHWRMHS